In one Arthrobacter jinronghuae genomic region, the following are encoded:
- a CDS encoding sulfite exporter TauE/SafE family protein, which yields MVSGLEEVTLATIALVVVAGLAAGWVDAVVGGGGLIQLPALLLVPGISPVQALATNKLGSIFGTTTSAVTYYRRAHPDLRTALPMAGIALAGSFGGAILAASLPSSVFKPIIVVALVAVAVFTATKPTVGELTKLRHTGRRHYGTAAGIGLVVGFYDGLIGPGTGSFLIIAMVALLGYNFLAASAKAKIVNMATNLGALAFFLPNGSVLWGLGLVLGFANMIGGYLGARMAVKQGSKFVRIVFLVVVAALIVNLGHDVWVENIRG from the coding sequence GTGGTCTCCGGTCTCGAGGAGGTCACGCTTGCCACCATTGCGCTTGTGGTGGTGGCAGGCCTGGCCGCCGGCTGGGTGGATGCAGTGGTGGGCGGCGGCGGGCTGATCCAGCTTCCGGCGCTCCTCCTCGTACCGGGGATCAGCCCGGTCCAGGCCTTGGCGACCAACAAGTTGGGCTCCATTTTCGGCACCACCACCAGTGCCGTGACCTATTACCGGCGCGCCCATCCGGACCTTCGGACGGCGCTGCCGATGGCGGGCATCGCCTTGGCCGGGAGCTTCGGCGGGGCCATCCTGGCGGCCTCGCTTCCGTCGTCGGTCTTCAAGCCCATCATCGTGGTGGCCCTTGTTGCGGTGGCCGTGTTCACCGCCACCAAGCCCACCGTGGGCGAGTTGACGAAGCTGCGCCACACCGGCCGCCGGCACTACGGCACCGCGGCCGGCATCGGACTGGTGGTCGGCTTCTACGACGGGCTGATCGGCCCGGGGACCGGCTCATTCCTGATCATTGCCATGGTCGCCCTGCTCGGGTACAACTTCCTCGCCGCCAGCGCCAAGGCCAAGATCGTGAACATGGCCACCAACCTCGGAGCGCTGGCGTTTTTCCTGCCGAACGGATCGGTGTTGTGGGGGCTGGGACTGGTGCTCGGCTTCGCCAACATGATCGGCGGCTATCTCGGTGCGCGGATGGCGGTAAAGCAGGGCAGCAAGTTCGTCCGGATAGTTTTCCTGGTGGTCGTTGCCGCCCTGATCGTCAACCTTGGCCACGACGTCTGGGTGGAGAACATCCGCGGCTAG
- a CDS encoding ribosome maturation factor RimP, with protein sequence MAVRPNPKKDTSSDYRRNAMRAEVAAETQRLKNYLAPTVEMQDLFLEDIEIKLAGAHRTVHVIVDLPEDQPGGVSLDRISSAAQVISEAMDNDPGDDGRPYNLEVSSPGVSRPLTEPRHWRRNVGRMVSVSVERGDDVMGRLISVEDDGITLIPELPVKKGMKAKQGDPVRLAFADIRKGRVEVEFAHLEDDPAGEDAPDDETTAEEA encoded by the coding sequence ATGGCGGTTCGGCCCAACCCCAAAAAAGACACGTCGTCGGATTACCGCAGGAATGCGATGCGTGCAGAAGTAGCCGCGGAGACGCAGCGGCTCAAGAATTACCTGGCCCCCACGGTAGAGATGCAGGATCTGTTCCTCGAGGACATCGAGATCAAACTGGCCGGTGCCCACCGCACTGTCCACGTCATCGTGGACCTTCCCGAGGACCAGCCCGGAGGCGTCAGCCTCGACAGGATTTCGTCCGCAGCTCAAGTAATTTCCGAAGCCATGGACAACGATCCGGGCGATGACGGACGTCCCTACAACCTCGAGGTTTCATCCCCGGGGGTTTCCCGTCCCCTCACCGAGCCGCGCCACTGGCGCCGCAACGTAGGCCGGATGGTGTCCGTTTCCGTTGAGCGCGGGGACGACGTGATGGGACGGCTCATCTCCGTCGAAGACGACGGCATTACGTTGATACCGGAACTCCCGGTTAAGAAAGGGATGAAGGCCAAACAGGGGGACCCGGTCCGCCTGGCATTCGCCGACATCCGCAAGGGGCGCGTTGAAGTTGAATTCGCCCACCTTGAAGACGACCCGGCAGGCGAGGACGCCCCGGATGATGAAACCACAGCTGAGGAGGCCTAG
- a CDS encoding aminoglycoside phosphotransferase family protein translates to MAPAVVVPEALRRRYLGSRDGRTWLAGLPELVETSLAAFRFTPDPPGAAPWHGHGALVLPVRSADGSPAVLKFPFPHPEAATETAALALWDGKGAVRLLDRDAAGTCLVLERLDPDRTLLSVDMDAAVRIWGSLVRRLSLPESDSPHWAAVPSLAEHAEQLSDELPAEWDALGRPFERWLLEAALEVCQTRGAVGRRSGRDVLVHADLHYANILARPGQPEDYAAIDPQAVFGEAEYAVAPMLWNRLHDLAASAPEDALLARLDGLCTAAGLDRNAALDWSVLREVTNALDYVRDGQHGDAQRSVWVASALTGRRHPGIPPVQELPAA, encoded by the coding sequence ATGGCACCCGCCGTCGTCGTACCTGAGGCCCTGCGCCGACGCTACCTTGGCAGCAGGGACGGCCGTACCTGGCTGGCGGGCCTGCCCGAACTGGTGGAGACCAGCCTTGCTGCTTTCCGGTTCACTCCGGATCCACCCGGTGCCGCACCCTGGCACGGGCACGGAGCGCTGGTGCTTCCCGTGCGTTCTGCCGATGGCAGCCCCGCCGTGCTGAAGTTCCCGTTTCCCCATCCGGAGGCAGCCACCGAGACTGCTGCCCTGGCCCTGTGGGACGGCAAAGGGGCCGTACGGCTGCTGGACCGGGACGCGGCCGGGACCTGCCTGGTCCTGGAACGCCTGGACCCCGACCGCACGCTGCTGTCCGTGGACATGGACGCTGCCGTACGGATCTGGGGTTCCCTGGTACGCCGGCTGAGCCTGCCGGAATCCGATTCACCCCACTGGGCGGCCGTGCCTTCCCTCGCCGAGCACGCCGAGCAGCTTTCCGACGAGCTGCCCGCCGAGTGGGACGCCCTGGGGCGTCCGTTTGAACGCTGGCTGCTGGAGGCCGCGCTGGAGGTCTGCCAGACCCGCGGCGCGGTGGGACGGCGGTCCGGCCGGGACGTCCTGGTGCACGCTGACCTGCACTATGCCAACATCCTGGCCCGCCCCGGACAACCCGAGGACTACGCGGCCATCGACCCGCAGGCGGTGTTCGGAGAGGCCGAGTACGCCGTGGCTCCGATGCTGTGGAACCGCCTGCATGACCTGGCTGCCTCGGCGCCGGAGGACGCACTGCTGGCACGGCTGGACGGGCTGTGCACCGCTGCCGGCCTGGACCGGAATGCGGCCCTGGACTGGAGCGTCCTGCGTGAGGTGACCAACGCGCTCGACTACGTGCGAGACGGGCAGCACGGCGACGCGCAGCGATCCGTGTGGGTGGCATCGGCACTGACCGGCCGGCGGCATCCGGGCATTCCGCCGGTGCAGGAGCTGCCCGCGGCCTAG
- a CDS encoding DUF4439 domain-containing protein, which produces MTSSTVVDAPLENPGPEPEPARRFRRLGAGARRLVLFLALGAVVLSFGLVAGTGDAPERARSFSEIALTEARNSARSLSAEAGVLAAAGKNPGAAELLAQAEGLRDQAALLTGTGREPAAARNGFEEPLDVSGTAGKDGARSAGAPEVPDAKDLEPYVQALAASAQANLQSAWRADAGTARLLAATGAAQQVWAARTAGLYGLDLPETDSAHPGDPAAESEATGVPATDKGLSNCPDAGTGEVTADSAAGTPSGSAAAGSAAPSAAAALKAAVDAEFGAAYAYEVALAQDPSAATRSEQWQTRMAAHESRGTDAVAYLPDLCLPAVAPVAAYRLDPGFLRNPADALPALEQQFPAVYADLVALSEGDLRGWAIGRLAAVSEELYLQAEMVPAAPGLDAVPEDLPWN; this is translated from the coding sequence GTGACATCATCGACTGTTGTGGATGCGCCCTTGGAAAACCCCGGACCCGAGCCCGAGCCTGCCCGCCGGTTCCGCCGTTTGGGTGCCGGCGCGCGGCGTCTTGTGTTGTTCCTCGCACTGGGAGCCGTGGTGCTCAGCTTCGGCCTGGTGGCCGGCACCGGGGACGCACCTGAGCGCGCCCGTTCCTTTTCGGAGATTGCCCTGACCGAGGCACGGAACAGTGCGCGGAGCCTTTCCGCCGAGGCGGGCGTGCTGGCCGCTGCAGGAAAGAACCCCGGAGCAGCCGAGCTCCTCGCCCAGGCCGAGGGACTGCGCGATCAGGCTGCCCTGCTGACCGGCACCGGGCGGGAACCGGCCGCGGCCCGGAACGGCTTCGAGGAACCGCTGGATGTTTCCGGCACTGCCGGAAAGGACGGGGCACGGTCCGCCGGAGCCCCCGAAGTGCCGGATGCCAAGGACCTCGAACCCTATGTGCAGGCACTGGCGGCGTCGGCACAGGCCAATCTGCAGTCCGCATGGCGGGCGGACGCCGGCACGGCACGCCTGCTGGCTGCGACCGGGGCCGCGCAGCAGGTCTGGGCCGCCCGCACCGCCGGCCTTTACGGACTGGACCTGCCGGAGACTGACAGCGCGCACCCCGGAGATCCGGCTGCCGAAAGCGAAGCGACCGGCGTGCCGGCAACGGATAAGGGGTTGTCCAACTGTCCGGATGCCGGCACCGGAGAAGTGACCGCGGACTCGGCGGCGGGAACTCCCTCCGGCAGCGCGGCAGCCGGTTCCGCGGCCCCCAGTGCAGCCGCTGCCCTGAAGGCTGCCGTTGACGCGGAATTCGGGGCCGCCTACGCCTATGAGGTCGCTTTGGCTCAGGACCCCTCCGCAGCCACCCGCAGTGAGCAGTGGCAGACGCGCATGGCCGCGCACGAGTCCCGCGGCACGGACGCTGTGGCCTACCTGCCCGATTTGTGCCTGCCGGCGGTTGCTCCGGTGGCCGCCTACCGCCTGGATCCGGGTTTCCTGCGGAATCCGGCCGATGCCCTGCCCGCACTGGAACAGCAGTTCCCGGCGGTCTACGCTGACCTCGTGGCGTTGAGCGAAGGAGACCTCCGCGGCTGGGCGATCGGCCGGCTCGCCGCCGTCTCAGAGGAACTGTATCTGCAGGCGGAAATGGTCCCCGCTGCTCCCGGTCTGGACGCCGTCCCGGAGGATCTGCCGTGGAACTGA
- a CDS encoding YciI family protein: protein MSIFAVEYVYDADSAQLRDQHRPAHRQWLQQLVDEGHVLSAGAFVDGAGALLLVVAEDEAGLLALLKQDPFAVVGAISGMKTTAWKPALGAFSDLA from the coding sequence ATGAGTATTTTTGCAGTTGAGTATGTCTACGACGCCGATTCGGCCCAGCTCCGCGACCAGCACCGTCCCGCACACCGGCAGTGGCTTCAGCAGCTGGTGGACGAGGGACATGTCCTGTCTGCGGGCGCGTTCGTGGACGGCGCCGGAGCGCTGCTTTTGGTTGTTGCAGAGGATGAAGCCGGCCTGCTTGCCCTGCTGAAGCAGGATCCGTTCGCCGTCGTCGGCGCCATTTCCGGCATGAAGACCACTGCCTGGAAACCCGCACTCGGCGCGTTCTCCGACCTCGCGTAG
- the ispG gene encoding flavodoxin-dependent (E)-4-hydroxy-3-methylbut-2-enyl-diphosphate synthase, whose protein sequence is MTSVNLGMPAAPPPTLAPRRKTRQIKVGSVGVGSDSPISVQSMTTTPTTDINATLQQIAELTASGCDIVRVACPSADDAAALPIIAKKSQIPVIADIHFQPKYVFAAIDAGCAAVRVNPGNIRKFDDQVKQIANAAKDAGVSIRIGVNAGSLDPRLLAKYGKATPEALVESAVWEASLFEEHDFHDFKISVKHNDPVVMVRAYELLAERGDWPLHLGVTEAGPAFQGTIKSATAFGALLSKGIGDTIRVSLSAPPVEEIKVGNQILQSLNLRPRKLEIVSCPSCGRAQVDVYTLAEQVTAGLEGMTIPLRVAVMGCVVNGPGEAREADLGVASGNGKGQIFVKGEVIKTVPEDQIVETLIEEAMRIAEDMGEPDGEDAGTGGPMVTVS, encoded by the coding sequence TTGACCTCGGTCAACCTTGGAATGCCAGCTGCACCGCCGCCCACGCTTGCGCCCCGCCGCAAGACCCGCCAGATCAAAGTGGGCTCCGTTGGAGTTGGCTCGGACTCGCCGATCAGCGTTCAGTCCATGACCACCACCCCCACCACGGACATCAACGCAACCCTGCAGCAGATCGCCGAACTGACGGCGTCCGGTTGCGACATTGTGCGTGTCGCCTGCCCCAGCGCCGACGATGCTGCCGCACTGCCGATCATCGCGAAGAAGTCCCAGATCCCCGTGATCGCCGACATCCACTTCCAGCCGAAGTATGTCTTCGCCGCGATCGACGCCGGCTGCGCAGCGGTGCGCGTGAACCCCGGAAACATCCGAAAGTTTGACGACCAGGTCAAGCAGATTGCCAATGCGGCGAAGGACGCCGGCGTCTCCATCCGCATCGGAGTCAACGCCGGTTCCCTGGACCCGCGGCTGCTGGCCAAGTACGGCAAGGCGACGCCGGAGGCGCTGGTTGAGTCCGCCGTCTGGGAAGCATCCCTCTTCGAGGAACACGACTTCCACGACTTCAAGATCTCCGTAAAGCACAATGACCCGGTAGTCATGGTGCGTGCCTACGAGCTGCTGGCCGAACGCGGCGACTGGCCGCTGCACCTGGGCGTGACCGAAGCCGGTCCGGCCTTCCAGGGCACCATCAAGTCCGCCACCGCTTTCGGGGCGTTGCTGTCCAAGGGCATCGGCGACACCATCCGCGTGTCCCTCTCCGCTCCTCCGGTAGAGGAGATCAAGGTTGGAAACCAGATCCTGCAGTCGCTGAACCTGCGGCCCCGCAAGCTTGAGATTGTTTCCTGCCCGTCCTGCGGCCGCGCCCAGGTGGACGTCTACACGCTCGCCGAGCAGGTCACCGCAGGCCTTGAAGGTATGACCATCCCGCTGCGCGTTGCCGTGATGGGCTGCGTAGTAAACGGACCCGGTGAAGCGCGCGAAGCGGACCTGGGTGTAGCCTCCGGTAACGGCAAGGGCCAGATCTTTGTCAAGGGTGAGGTCATCAAGACCGTACCCGAAGACCAGATTGTGGAGACCCTCATCGAAGAAGCGATGAGGATCGCAGAAGATATGGGAGAACCCGATGGCGAGGATGCTGGGACGGGTGGCCCCATGGTTACCGTCAGCTAA
- a CDS encoding YlxR family protein, giving the protein MYKAGSPSASQSSAAASGAAAGNRVSRHVPLRTCIGCRKKDDQAVLLRLVRVSMEGGNAVRVDEDHRMPGRGAWLHPDTACLRLAVKRSGFPRAFRGSVGISDVERWFKALEDVPTGNGLKTVQPESGSEI; this is encoded by the coding sequence ATGTATAAGGCCGGGTCACCCTCCGCGTCCCAATCATCGGCAGCCGCTTCCGGCGCTGCCGCGGGAAATCGGGTATCCAGGCACGTCCCCTTGCGGACGTGCATAGGGTGCAGGAAAAAGGATGACCAAGCTGTTCTGCTGCGGTTGGTCCGTGTCAGCATGGAAGGCGGCAACGCCGTCCGTGTCGATGAGGACCACCGAATGCCTGGAAGGGGTGCCTGGTTGCACCCCGACACGGCATGCCTGAGATTGGCAGTGAAACGTTCAGGCTTTCCGCGGGCCTTTAGGGGCTCCGTGGGAATATCGGACGTTGAACGTTGGTTCAAGGCCCTTGAGGACGTTCCGACCGGGAACGGACTCAAAACCGTCCAACCTGAAAGCGGGTCAGAAATCTGA
- a CDS encoding proline--tRNA ligase → MVLRLSTLFLRTLREDPADADVASHRLLVRAGYIRRAAPGIYSWLPLGLRVLGKVENIIREEMAAIGAQEVHFPALLPREPYETSNRWTEYGENLFRLQDRKGADYLLAPTHEEMFTLLVKDLYNSYKDLPVSLFQIQTKYRDEARPRAGLLRGREFIMKDSYSFDMDDEGLDASYQAHREAYLRIFERLGLEIVVVSAVSGAMGGSKSEEFLHPMAVGEDTYVRSAGGYAANVEAVTTVVPADIDYTGAPEARVVDTPDTPTIETLVNDVNARFPREAGEWTAADTLKNVVLAVTLPTGERRIVVVGVPGDRAVDLKRIEANISSHVGMGGELAVDAATDEDLKKHPGLVKGYIGPGISTAEPVLGTESATGLLYLVDPRVVTGTSWITGANESGKHVIGLVAGRDFTWDGTIEAVEVREGDEAPDGSGPLEAARGIEMGHIFQLGRKYADALGLKVLDRNGKLATVTMGSYGVGVTRAVAALAESHHDDKGIIWPRAVAPADVHVVATGRGTEIFDAAAQLSEELEAAGLEVIYDDRPKVSPGVKFGDAELIGVPTILVVGRGLADGVVEIKDRATGNAENVPVAEAVEYVRRAAGL, encoded by the coding sequence GTGGTCCTTCGACTTTCCACCCTTTTTCTGCGCACCCTGCGCGAAGACCCGGCCGACGCCGACGTCGCCAGCCACCGGCTCCTGGTCCGTGCCGGCTACATCCGCCGGGCCGCGCCGGGCATCTACTCCTGGCTGCCGCTGGGCCTGCGGGTGCTGGGCAAGGTCGAGAACATCATCCGTGAGGAAATGGCCGCCATCGGCGCCCAGGAAGTGCACTTCCCCGCGCTGCTGCCGCGCGAGCCGTACGAGACCTCCAACCGCTGGACGGAATACGGCGAGAACCTGTTCCGGCTGCAGGACCGCAAGGGCGCGGACTACCTGCTGGCACCGACCCACGAGGAGATGTTCACCCTCCTGGTCAAGGACCTCTACAACTCCTACAAGGACCTCCCGGTGTCCCTGTTCCAGATCCAGACCAAGTACCGCGACGAGGCACGGCCGCGCGCCGGTCTGCTCCGCGGCCGCGAGTTCATCATGAAGGACTCCTACTCCTTCGACATGGATGACGAGGGTCTGGACGCCAGCTACCAGGCGCACCGCGAGGCCTACCTGCGGATCTTCGAGCGCCTGGGCTTGGAAATCGTCGTCGTCTCGGCTGTCTCCGGCGCCATGGGCGGGTCCAAGAGCGAGGAGTTCCTGCACCCGATGGCCGTGGGTGAAGACACCTATGTGCGCTCGGCCGGCGGCTACGCTGCCAACGTCGAAGCCGTCACCACCGTGGTTCCCGCGGACATCGACTACACCGGCGCGCCGGAAGCCCGCGTGGTGGACACTCCGGACACCCCCACCATTGAAACCCTCGTGAACGACGTCAACGCCCGCTTCCCGAGGGAAGCAGGCGAATGGACTGCTGCAGACACCCTGAAGAACGTGGTCCTGGCCGTCACCCTGCCCACCGGTGAACGCCGCATCGTAGTTGTCGGCGTTCCGGGCGACCGCGCCGTCGACCTCAAGCGCATTGAAGCCAACATCAGCTCCCACGTGGGAATGGGCGGCGAACTGGCCGTCGACGCCGCCACGGACGAAGACCTCAAAAAGCACCCCGGCCTGGTCAAGGGCTACATCGGTCCGGGAATCAGCACGGCCGAGCCGGTGCTGGGCACTGAATCCGCCACCGGCCTGCTGTACCTCGTGGATCCCCGCGTGGTCACCGGCACCAGCTGGATCACCGGCGCCAACGAGTCCGGCAAGCACGTCATCGGCCTGGTCGCCGGCCGCGATTTCACCTGGGACGGCACCATTGAGGCCGTTGAGGTGCGCGAAGGCGACGAGGCTCCGGACGGCTCGGGCCCGCTCGAAGCGGCCCGCGGCATCGAAATGGGCCACATCTTCCAGCTCGGCCGCAAGTATGCGGACGCCCTGGGCCTGAAGGTCCTGGACCGCAACGGCAAGCTCGCCACCGTGACCATGGGTTCCTACGGCGTCGGCGTCACCCGTGCGGTGGCCGCCCTCGCCGAATCACACCACGACGACAAGGGGATCATCTGGCCCCGCGCCGTGGCCCCGGCCGACGTCCACGTGGTTGCCACCGGCCGCGGCACCGAGATTTTCGACGCCGCCGCCCAGCTCTCCGAAGAGCTCGAGGCTGCGGGACTGGAAGTTATCTATGACGACCGCCCCAAGGTGTCCCCGGGTGTGAAGTTCGGCGACGCCGAACTGATCGGCGTCCCGACCATCCTGGTGGTTGGCCGCGGGCTGGCGGACGGCGTCGTGGAAATCAAGGACCGTGCCACGGGCAACGCCGAGAACGTGCCTGTTGCCGAAGCGGTGGAGTACGTGCGCCGCGCAGCCGGGCTCTAA
- a CDS encoding GNAT family N-acetyltransferase, whose translation MAPWLPSAKHDIRSASSSAALRILRDDDTVALWDLAAADPVANIFMLSHLETARTAAPTSAGGRIVGVFDGGTLIGACWSGVNVVPVGLDADTGPEVGQYLAKSRNRFSSIFGPSEAVLSLWSELRNVSPQPFDVRPEQPLLQIAESSDVVAAPGLRPARLDELDVLLPACTAMFEEEVGYSPVANGDRHYRQRVKGLIERRQSLVDFDAAGRVVFKAELGTVSRQAVQVQGVWMNPEYRGQGLSRSYMSAVVDAALEVAPVVSLYVNSYNAPARATYEAVGFDQVGTFATILF comes from the coding sequence GTGGCCCCATGGTTACCGTCAGCTAAGCACGATATCCGCAGCGCCTCCTCGAGCGCGGCGCTGCGGATCCTGCGCGACGACGACACCGTTGCACTGTGGGATCTGGCCGCCGCTGACCCGGTGGCCAACATCTTTATGCTTTCCCATCTGGAGACTGCCCGGACGGCAGCACCCACCTCGGCGGGCGGACGGATTGTGGGAGTGTTCGACGGCGGCACGCTGATCGGTGCCTGCTGGTCCGGTGTGAACGTGGTGCCCGTTGGTCTGGACGCCGATACCGGCCCCGAGGTCGGACAGTATCTGGCCAAGTCGCGGAACCGGTTTTCGTCCATTTTCGGTCCCTCCGAGGCCGTGCTCTCCCTCTGGTCCGAACTTCGGAACGTTTCCCCGCAGCCGTTCGACGTCCGTCCGGAGCAGCCCCTGCTGCAGATTGCCGAGTCCTCCGATGTCGTTGCGGCGCCGGGGCTGCGTCCTGCACGCCTTGACGAGCTCGATGTCCTGCTGCCCGCCTGCACGGCCATGTTCGAGGAGGAAGTGGGCTACTCGCCGGTCGCCAACGGAGACCGGCACTATCGGCAGCGGGTCAAGGGCCTGATTGAACGCCGTCAGTCGCTGGTGGACTTCGACGCCGCCGGCCGGGTGGTGTTCAAGGCCGAGCTCGGTACGGTCTCCAGACAGGCCGTACAGGTGCAGGGTGTCTGGATGAATCCGGAATACCGTGGACAGGGGCTGAGCCGGTCCTACATGTCCGCCGTCGTTGACGCCGCACTGGAAGTTGCCCCGGTTGTCAGCCTGTACGTGAACTCCTATAACGCCCCCGCGCGGGCCACCTATGAGGCCGTCGGCTTCGACCAGGTGGGTACCTTCGCCACCATCCTGTTCTAA
- the nusA gene encoding transcription termination factor NusA — protein sequence MEIDMSALRLLEREREIPLDLLVPTIEQALLVAYHKTNGAQEQARAELDRKTGHVTIWAAELDDDGTAVGEFDDTPAGFGRIAASTARQIILQRLRDVEDDNILGEFKGREGELVSGQIQQGNNPHMIQVNLGSVEALLPPPEQVPGEKYLHGSRLRAFVVDVRRGFKGPSITLSRSHPGLVRKLFELEVPEIADGSVEIVALAREAGHRSKIAVKANVPGINAKGACIGEMGSRVRAVMNELHDEKIDIVDFSEDPATFIANSLSPSRVNSVTITDEDMRSARVVVPDYQLSLAIGKEGQNARLAAKLTGWRIDIVSDAKAS from the coding sequence ATGGAAATAGATATGAGTGCGCTGAGGCTGCTGGAACGCGAACGGGAGATCCCCCTGGATCTGCTGGTGCCGACCATTGAGCAGGCTCTGCTGGTTGCCTACCACAAGACCAACGGTGCGCAGGAGCAGGCGCGGGCGGAACTGGACCGGAAGACCGGTCACGTAACGATCTGGGCCGCTGAGCTCGACGACGACGGAACCGCGGTGGGGGAGTTCGACGACACCCCCGCCGGCTTCGGCCGGATCGCCGCCAGCACCGCCCGGCAGATCATCCTGCAGCGGCTGCGCGACGTCGAGGATGACAACATCCTGGGCGAGTTCAAGGGCCGTGAAGGGGAACTGGTCTCCGGCCAGATCCAGCAGGGCAACAACCCGCACATGATCCAGGTGAACCTGGGTTCGGTGGAGGCGCTGCTGCCCCCGCCCGAGCAGGTTCCGGGGGAGAAGTACCTCCACGGTTCCCGCCTGCGCGCTTTCGTTGTGGATGTGCGCCGCGGATTCAAGGGTCCGTCCATCACGCTCTCCCGCTCTCACCCCGGCCTGGTCCGCAAGCTTTTCGAACTGGAAGTTCCGGAAATTGCCGACGGAAGCGTCGAAATCGTGGCACTGGCCCGGGAAGCCGGACACCGTTCCAAGATTGCCGTCAAGGCCAATGTTCCCGGCATCAATGCCAAGGGTGCCTGCATCGGCGAGATGGGTTCCCGCGTACGTGCGGTCATGAACGAACTGCATGACGAGAAGATCGACATTGTCGACTTCAGCGAGGACCCGGCGACGTTCATCGCCAACTCCCTCTCGCCGTCGCGCGTTAACTCCGTGACCATTACGGACGAAGACATGCGCTCTGCACGCGTGGTGGTCCCCGACTACCAGCTGTCCCTGGCGATCGGCAAGGAAGGCCAGAATGCCCGCCTCGCGGCCAAGCTGACCGGCTGGCGGATCGATATCGTTTCCGACGCGAAGGCCTCCTAG